Proteins co-encoded in one Chrysemys picta bellii isolate R12L10 chromosome 13, ASM1138683v2, whole genome shotgun sequence genomic window:
- the LOC135975089 gene encoding olfactory receptor 5B21-like — MQLMERGKGENQTAVMEFILLGFGDLPELQTLLFLVFLVIYIATMAGNILIIVLVVTDQHLHSPMYFFLGNLSCLETCYSSTILPRVLASLLTGDKTISVPSCITQFHFFGSLVTTECYLLAAMSYDRYLAICKPLHYGTSMNGRLCIQLAAGSWISGFLICTIVSCVMSQLIFCGPNEIDHFFCDFIPLIQLSCSNTSQITPVIYIFSFLDAVSPFLLTLMSYICIIATILQISSTTGRQKAFSTCSSHLIVVALFYGTIMIVYMVPKSGTLRALNKVFSLFYTVLTPLANPLIYSLRNREVKEALINTVRRAVTLTKNPN, encoded by the coding sequence ATGCAGCTCatggagagaggaaaaggggaaaatCAAACGGCCGTCATGGAATTCATCCTCTTGGGGTTTGGGGATCTCCCTGAACTGCAGACCCTTCTCTTCCTGGTTTTCCTAGTGATCTACATTGCTACCATGGCTGGGAACATCCTCATCATTGTGCTAGTTGTaactgatcagcaccttcacagccccatgtatttcttcctggggaacttgtcctgcttggagacctgctacagctccaccatcctgcccagggtgctggccagtctcctgactggggacaagACCATTTCTGTTCCCAGCTGCATCACACAGTTTCATTTCTTTGGTTCTCTGGTAACAACAGAGTGTTATCTCCTCGCAGccatgtcttatgatcggtatttagccaTATGCAAACCGCTGCACTATGGAACCAGTATGAATGGCAGGCTGTGCATTCAGCTAGCAGCTGGGTCTTGGATTAGTGGATTTCTAATTTGTACAATAGTTTCATGTGTTATGTCACAGCTAATtttctgtggccccaatgaaattgaccatttcttttgtgattttatcCCACTGATTCAACTCTCCTGCAGCAACACCAGCCAGATCACACCGgttatttatatattttccttCCTAGATGCAGTTTCCCCTTTTCTATTAACCCTGATGTCCTACATTTGTATCATTGCGACCATCCTGCAAATCTCGTCCACCACCgggaggcaaaaggccttttccacctgctcctctcacctcattgtggtggcACTTTTCTATGGGACCATAATGATTGTCTACATGGTACCGAAATCCGGCACCCTGAGAGCCCTGAACAAAGTGTTCTCCCTCTTTTAcacagtcctgactcccctggcCAATCcgctcatctacagcctgagaaacagagaggtcaaggaggCTCTGATAAACACTGTGAGGAGAGCTGTGACTCTTACAAAGAATCCAAACTAG